The window GCCGCAGGCCCCACCGCGTCCCGCAGGGCGTCCACCGCGATGGCGAACTGTGTCGCCTTCGTGGGCACAGCTCTGAAGGCCGCCGGGGCGCCGCGGCCTGGGACCGCGGCCCTACGGCTTGGTCATCTTCGCGGTCCCTACAGCTTGGTCATCTTGCTGTAGGGGCTCAGGATCCGCATCTGCTCGGAACCGAAATCCACGAGTACCGCGACTCCGTCCTCGATGCCGATCACCCGACCGAGGCCGTACGCGTCGTGCGTGACCTGGTCGCCCACGGCGAAGTGCTTCGGAGGCGGCGTGATGGGAGCCTTGAAGGGGCTCGTGGGCAAATGGCGCTTAGGTGCAGCAGGCTTTGTCATCGCCTCTAGTATGCGCCTACGAAGTGCACTGGTGGCTACCCTCGCTGACCGTTGGACCCCGTTCCAGCACGAGCTGAGCCTGCCGGTCGGCCGGCCGACGGGCGGTTCGACTTCGTAGAAGGCCGAACCGCCCGTACCCTTCTGGTGTCTACGGGCGTCACATAGCGGGCGCCGAAAAGTTGGAGGCAATACCTCGTGCTGATTGCTCAGCGTCCGTCCCTGACCGAAGAGGTCGTCGACGAGTTCCGCTCCCGGTTCGTGATCGAACCGCTGGAGCCGGGCTTCGGCTACACCCTCGGCAACTCTCTCCGTCGCACCCTCCTCTCGTCGATCCCCGGCGCTGCTGTCACCAGCATCCGCGTCGACGGTGTCCTGCATGAGTTCACCACCGTGCCGGGCGTCAAGGAGGATGTCACCGACCTGATCCTCAACATCAAGCAGTTGGTCGTCTCCTCGGAGCACGACGAGCCGGTCGTGATGTACCTGCGCAAGCAGGGCCCGGGTCTGGTCACCGCCGCCGACATCGCGCCCCCGGCCGGTGTCGAGGTCCACAACCCCGACCTCGCCCTCGCCACGCTCAACGGCAAGGGCAAGCTGGAGATGGAGCTGACCGTCGAGCGCGGTCGCGGCTACGTCTCCGCCGTGCAGAACAAGCAGGTGGGCCAGGAGATCGGCCGCGTCCCGGTCGACTCCATCTACTCGCCGGTCCTGAAGGTCACGTACAAGGTCGAGGCCACGCGTGTCGAGCAGCGGACCGACTTCGACAAGCTGATCGTCGACGTCGAGACGAAGCAGGCCATGCGTCC of the Streptomyces sp. 1222.5 genome contains:
- a CDS encoding DNA-directed RNA polymerase subunit alpha — its product is MLIAQRPSLTEEVVDEFRSRFVIEPLEPGFGYTLGNSLRRTLLSSIPGAAVTSIRVDGVLHEFTTVPGVKEDVTDLILNIKQLVVSSEHDEPVVMYLRKQGPGLVTAADIAPPAGVEVHNPDLALATLNGKGKLEMELTVERGRGYVSAVQNKQVGQEIGRVPVDSIYSPVLKVTYKVEATRVEQRTDFDKLIVDVETKQAMRPRDAMASAGKTLVELFGLARELNIDAEGIDMGPSPTDAALAADLALPIEELELTVRSYNCLKREGVHSVGELLARSEADLLDIRNFGAKSIDEVKAKLAGMGLALKDSPPGFDPTAAAFDADDNGGTGFMETEQY